In a single window of the Montipora capricornis isolate CH-2021 chromosome 11, ASM3666992v2, whole genome shotgun sequence genome:
- the LOC138023700 gene encoding ATP-dependent DNA helicase PIF1-like produces the protein MEASELECCVTVESLSSNGIVNKRRSYKSIKVVLGRDEFRDIALRIVSSQSPLGKTFLLKEISIHKRFVQEGKATIKLLTQRLQIMFSNCPPNQLTAFLKCLSLKLSQSKQSGHACNRKRLLSEKPRSFENVSPLTDKDFTWTSGSKKRPLDDKSALTPKRMKTSGKENQLTIGRDCGENGPARKRLNSLSSFQTNLTVEQMAVLNAVKAGKSVFFTGSAGTGKSYLLKRLLSMLPPQSTFVTASTGAAACHVGGTTLHAFAGIGSGSAPLAQCVELALRPGRAQKWRSCKHLIIDEISMVDSSYFDKLEAVARAVRKKDFPFGGVQLILSGDFLQLPPVVKDIEKKKFCFQAECWSDCVHTTIELKQVYRQKDPLFISILQNVRVGNCPDALVSRLTKTKNQAIEHRGIMATKLCTHKENVNQINEIHLSKLSGEKKVFYASDSDSSMSAMIDSQVPVGNTVELKEGAQVMLAKNLNVSKGLVNGARGIIQRFETGNAGYPVVRFMSGLEQVIGPEKWLVKTPGGGTITRRQLPLKLAWAVSIHKSQGMTLDCVEISLSRVFEYGQAYVALSRARSLQGLRVLDFDCKCVRAHPDVLRYYARLQRDAKINNFYNAKHDDKENICPC, from the exons ATGGAAGCTAGTGAGCTAGAATGCTGTGTAACAGTAGAAAGCCTTAGTTCCAATGGAATTGTCAACAAACGAAGAAGTTACAAAAGTATCAAAGTGGTGCTGGGTAGAGACGAGTTTCGAGACATCGCTCTTCGAATCGTTAGCAGTCAATCTCCGTTAGGAAAAACTTTCCTTCTAAAGGAAATAAGCATCCACAAACGATTTGTGCAAGAAGGAAAAGCGACGATTAAGCTTTTAACACAAAGGCTTCAAATCATGTTTTCGAACTGTCCACCAAATCAGTTGACGGCTTTCTTGAAATGTTTATCTTTAAAACTGAGTCAAAGCAAACAAAGTGGACACGCTTGCAATAGAAAACGGCTTTTAAGCGAAAAACCTCGATCATTTGAGAACGTAAGTCCGCTAACGGACAAAGATTTCACGTGGACCTCAGGTAGTAAGAAGCGACCTCTAGATGACAAGAGCGCTCTTACTCCGAAGAGAATGAAAACGTCTGGGAAAGAAAACCAGCTAACGATCGGTCGCGACTGCGGCGAGAATGGACCAGCACGAAAGCGTCTCAACAGCTTAAGTTCTTTTCAAACTAATCTTACAGTTGAACAAATGGCGGTACTGAATGCAGTGAAGGCAGGGAAGAGCGTTTTTTTCACTGGTAGCGCAGGAACCGGAAAGTCATATCTGCTAAAACGTTTGTTAAGCATGCTACCACCTCAGAGTACATTTGTCACAGCAAGTACTGGTGCTGCTGCATGTCACGTTGGAGGTACCACACTGCATGCATTTGCAG GTATTGGAAGTGGCAGTGCACCTCTTGCCCAGTGTGTAGAGTTGGCTTTACGTCCTGGCCGTGCGCAAAAGTGGAGAAGCTGTAAGCACCTTATTATCGATGAGATATCAATGGTGGACTCTTCTTACTTTGATAAACTTGAGGCTGTTGCTAGAGCTGtcagaaaaaaagattttccCTTTGGTGGAGTTCAGCTGATTTTGTCTGGGGATTTCTTGCAACTTCCTCCAGTAGTCAAAGACatagaaaagaaaaagttttgCTTCCAG GCAGAATGTTGGAGTGATTGTGTTCACACTACTATTGAACTCAAGCAAGTCTACAGACAAAAAGATCCACTTTTTAtctccattcttcaaaatgTCCGTGTTGGAAA TTGTCCTGATGCACTTGTCTCAAGGTTAACCAAAACAAAGAATCAAGCAATAGAGCATAGAGGAATTATGGCCACAAAGCTTTGCACACACAAGGAGAATGTTAACCAGATCAACGAGATTCACCTGTCAAAGCTTTCAGGTGAAAAGAAAGTGTTCTATGCTAGTGACAGTGATAGCAGCATGTCGGCAATGATTGACAGTCAAGTTCCCGTTGGTAACACAGTTGAGTTAAAAGAAGGAGCACAG GTTATGTTGGCAAAAAACTTGAATGTGTCCAAAGGACTTGTTAATGGTGCACGCGGGATTATACAACGATTTGAGACAGGAAATGCAG GTTATCCTGTGGTCAGGTTCATGTCAGGTCTTGAGCAGGTCATTGGTCCTGAAAAGTGGCTGGTGAAGACTCCTGGTGGAGGAACAATCACTCGACGACAGTTGCCTCTCAAATTAGCCTGGGCTGTCTCCATTCATAAAAGCCAA GGTATGACACTTGACTGCGTTGAGATCTCACTGTCTCGAGTCTTCGAATATGGTCAAGCATATGTAGCACTTTCAAGGGCACGAAGCTTGCAAGGCTTACGAGTGTTGGATTTTGACTGCAAGTGTGTGCGAGCACATCCAGATGTTCTCCGGTATTATGCAAGATTACAGCGGGatgcaaaaataaacaatttttacaatgcCAAGCATGATGATAAGGAAAATATTTGCCCATGTTAG
- the LOC138023701 gene encoding alpha-1,3/1,6-mannosyltransferase ALG2-like, translated as MVRVAFIHPDLGIGGAERLVVDAGLALKSHGHEVHYFTSHHDKSHCFEETRNGSLSVTCVGDWLPRHCFGYFYAFWAYIRMIYVSFYLIFFSSWRMDVIFCDQVSACIPVLKLSKSRVVFYCHFPDMLLTQRNGFFKKMYRALLDSLEEITTGMADLILVNSNFTAETFKSTFKSLCNQRPRVLYPSLNFSTFDIPLVSEETDDLLPPSAKFVFLSINRYERKKNLKLALEALNWLKNLVTDEEWKGVHLIMAGGYDDRVVENKEHYLELRKQAEQFNLTSKVTFLRSFTDTQKLKLLNLCTCLIYTPSQEHFGIVPIEAMYMKRPVIAVNSGGPLETVQNEVTGFLCSPDAESFAFAMQKFVKDSSLSSTMGEAGKENVVKKFSFHVFSQHLNNIVMDGSLANRTWLTAVTCFFMVVVFTGACAWVLNFYHE; from the exons ATGGTGCGGGTTGCATTCATTCATCCAGATCTTGGAATAGGCGGCGCAGAACGACTTGTGGTGGACGCTGGCTTAGCTTTGAAATCGCATGGACATGAAGTTCACTATTTTACTTCGCATCACGACAAATCGCATTGCTTTGAGGAGACACGAAATGGCTCGTTAAGTGTTACTTGTGTTGGAGACTGGCTTCCTAGACACTGCTTTGGATATTTTTATGCGTTTTGGGCTTATATTAGAATGATTTATGTGTCCttttatttaatctttttttcaTCATGGCGAATGGATGTCATCTTTTGCGATCAAGTGTCGGCTTGCATACCCGTTCTCAAGCTAAGCAAGTCACGAGTTGTATTCTATTGCCATTTTCCTGACATGCTGCTCACTCAGCGAAATGGTTTCTTTAAAAAGATGTATCGTGCCCTCTTGGACTCGTTAGAGGAAATTACCACCG GTATGGCAGATCTAATCCTTGTAAATAGCAACTTCACAGCAGAAACATTTAAGTCAACATTTAAAAGTCTGTGTAACCAAAGACCGCGTGTACTGTATCCATCACTCAATTTTTCTACATTTGATATACCACTGGTATCCGAAGAGACTGATGATCTTTTACCACCTTCTGCCAAGTTTGTGTTCCTGTCAATAAACCGTTATGAGAGAAAAAAGAACCTGAAACTGGCACTAGAAGCCCtaaattggttgaaaaatttgGTGACTGATGAAGAATGGAAGGGTGTTCATTTAATAATGGCAG GTGGATATGATGACAGGGTTGTTGAAAACAAAGAACATTACTTGGAGCTGCGCAAACAAGCAGAGCAGTTTAATCTCACATCAAAAGTCACATTTCTGAGGTCATTTACTGATACACAAAAGCTGAAACTCCTAAATCTCTGCACTTGCTTAATCTATACACCAAGCCAGGAACATTTTGGTATAGTGCCAATTGAGGCAATGTACATGAAAAGACCTGTCATTGCAGTGAATAGCGGGGGTCCACTGGagactgttcaaaatgaagtgACTGGATTTTTGTGCAGTCCTGACGCAGAATCCTTTGCTTTTGCCATGCAGAAATTCGTGAAGGATTCATCCCTGTCTTCAACGATGGGTGAAGCTGGCAAGGAGAATGTCGTCAAGAAATTCTCTTTTCATGTCTTTTCACAGCATCTCAATAATATT GTCATGGATGGCTCACTCGCAAACAGAACATGGCTAACAGCAGTCACATGCTTTTTCATGGTGGTTGTGTTCACAGGGGCTTGTGCATGGGTGCTGAATTTTTATCATGAATGA